In Thermanaerothrix sp., the genomic window GTGGGAATTGGTGTATATGCATATCTCCGACGCTATCTCCAAGGACCTGCGGGCTATGGAGGCGGCGTCCCAGTCGGTGCCCTCCAGAAAGGCCCTGGCCGCCGCCAGGGCGTAGCCGGAGCCAGACCCTATGGAGGCGCACTGCTCCTCCATCTCCAACACGTCCCCGGAGCCGGACAGAAGAAGGGTCCTCTCCAGGTCCGCCACCAACATCATCGCCTCAAGGCGCCTCAAGGCCCGGTCGGTACGCCACTCCTTGACCAGCTCCACCGAAGCCCTTAGAAGATCTCCCTTGTTGGCATCCAAGCTCCTCTCAAACCTCTCGAAAAGGGTCATGGCGTCGGCGGTGGACCCAGCAAACCCCGCCAACACGTTCCACTTCAGGGGACGGACCTTTCTAGCTCTTGTTTTCACAATCTGAGACCCCAATGTTACCTGCCCATCCCCCGCCATGGCAACCCTGAAATCCCTTCTGACGCACACCACGGTGGTTCCCTTAAACAACCCTATCCCCTCCAGCCCTGGGATGGGAGAGCTGGTAGCTCTCCTTCATCCTCTCGGCGGTTATGTCCAAATACCTCTGGGTGGTCACCAGGCTCTCGTGCCCCATGAGCTCCTGGACCACCCGCAAAGACGCCCCGCCCTCCAGCATGTGGGTGGCGAAGCTGTGCCTTAACGTGTGGGGGCTCACTCCCCAAAGGCCAACCCGCTTGGCGCAGCCGGTGACTATCCGATGGACCGTGCGGGAAGTCATCCTCAAGGCCCCCCGCTTGCCTGGGAAAAGGGGCCCCGATCCGCCGGTAACATCCCGCCAGGCGCGAAGCAGCCCCTGCACTGGAAACCCAAAGGGCACCATGCGCCCCTTGCTCCCCTTGCCGCTCACCCTCAGCCAACGCTCCTCCAAATCCACATCGTCCCAATCAAGGGCGCAAAGCTCAGACACCCGAAGGCCAGACCCGTACAGCACCTCAAGCACCAGCCGGTCCCTGAAGGCGTCCTTGCCCTCAGGCCCCTCCTCTATGAGGCGCTTGACCTCATCGTAGGATATGGCCCGTGGCAATCCCTGGGGAGAC contains:
- a CDS encoding tyrosine recombinase XerC codes for the protein MIDSFLEYLRSLNRSDHTVINYGVDLGQFAEYLEGAGVVEIPQISRDHVRGYLRSLLGYGFAKTSALRKLSSIRGFTGYLKEMGVIQEDPCLGVRGPRSPQGLPRAISYDEVKRLIEEGPEGKDAFRDRLVLEVLYGSGLRVSELCALDWDDVDLEERWLRVSGKGSKGRMVPFGFPVQGLLRAWRDVTGGSGPLFPGKRGALRMTSRTVHRIVTGCAKRVGLWGVSPHTLRHSFATHMLEGGASLRVVQELMGHESLVTTQRYLDITAERMKESYQLSHPRAGGDRVV
- the hslV gene encoding ATP-dependent protease subunit HslV; the encoded protein is MFKGTTVVCVRRDFRVAMAGDGQVTLGSQIVKTRARKVRPLKWNVLAGFAGSTADAMTLFERFERSLDANKGDLLRASVELVKEWRTDRALRRLEAMMLVADLERTLLLSGSGDVLEMEEQCASIGSGSGYALAAARAFLEGTDWDAASIARRSLEIASEICIYTNSHVTLEEIAR